The following DNA comes from Acidobacteriota bacterium.
CATTCGGCCTCGCCAACAGCAAGCCGGTCTTCTCGGCACACGGGGTGCAACTCCTCGGCACGCCGCGCCGCATCAAGGATCGGCACCTCAAGGTGCAGGTGCGTCAGGACGGCCGCGTCTTCAGCGCCATCGCGTGGCGCGCGGTCGAGAAGGCCGCGCATTGGGAGGAGCACCGCCAGTCGCTGCAGCTGGCCTACTCCCTCGACAAGCAGACGTTCCGCGGCGAGACGACGCTCGAACTGACGGTCGCCGACATGCGGGCCACGGACACGCCGGGCACCGGGCATCGGGCACCGGGCACCGGATCGAGTTCGGCACCCGGCAACGGGCAACCGGCAACCGGATCCGAGGCGAGTACCGTCTGATGCGCATGCGACGCCTTCTTCGCGCGCTGCTTGCGGCGTTCGCGCTCGGCTTTGCCGCATGGCTCGGCCTCCAGTTGCGCGGGCGTCCGATCCTGACCGGCGAGGTCAGCGATCCGCGCACCGATCCCGACGCCGTCGTCGAGTCGAGCGGCGGCCTCATCACGCGGACGCGCGGCGAAGCGCGCGACATGGACCTGCGTCACGAGGGGCTGCGGACGTACCCCGATGGACGCACGGTGTTCCAGTCGGTCACCGTGACGGTGCCGCCTCGCGACGACAGGCGCGGCTTCACCATCAGCGGCGACGAGGCGGAGGTCACCAAGGACAACGCGCAGGTACGCCTCACGGGCAACCTGAAGCTCGTGACCAGCGACAACCTCACCATGACGGGGCCGGAGGCGACCTACGACTCGACCGACGGCATCATCCGCATCCCGGGCGACGTGCGCTTCACGCGCGAACGGATGACGGGGTCGTCGGTCGGCGCGACCTACGACAACACGCGTGACGTGCTATGGATGCTCGAGCGCGCGCGCATCGATATCGCCGCCGATCGACAGGGTCAGGGCGAAACGCACATGACGGCTGGATCGGCGGGCTTCGCGCGCGCCGATCGCTACATCCGCCTGCAGGACGCCGCGACAGTGAAACGGGAAGGGCAGGAGCTCACGGGCACGACCATCACCGTGTTCATGCAGCCCGAGGTCGACATCGTCGAGCTCGTCGAACTGCGCGACAAGTCGGCTGTCTCGCTGCCCGCGCCCCAACAGCTCCAGCAGTTGTCGGCCACCGACATCAACCTCGCGTACCAATCAGACGGCCGGACGCTGCGCCAGGTGACGCTTGCTGAACGCGCGAACGTGCGCTTCCGCGCGGAAGGCGGCGGCCAGGGGCGGCGCCTCGATGGTGCGCTCATCGACATGCAGCTCGATGCCGATGGGTCCACCATGACGGGCCTGACCGCGCAGGACCACGTGGCCCTGTCTGTGCCGCAGGCAGGCGCCACGCCGGCGCGCGTCATCACGGGGCAGTCGCTGACAGGCACGGGACAGCCGGGACGCGGCCTCACAGGCGCCACCTTCTCGAAGGACGTCGTGTTCCGCGAAACACGGCCGGCATCGCGAGGGCAGGCCGCCCTCGATCGCACCATCACCGCCGAGACCCTCGAATTGAACACGAAGGGCAGCCTCGACGCGATCGATCGCGCCACCTTCACCGGCAGCGTGCAGGTCAAGGACGCGCAACGCACGGCGTCGGCCCCACGGCTCGTCTACCGCACCGAATCGGGCGACATCACGCTGAGCGCGGAAGGCACCACCCTCACGGCGCGCGTCGATGATGCGCGCGGGTCGGTGCAGGCCCGCATCATCGACATCGTTGGCGGTGGCGATGATGTGGCGGCGGAGATCGACGTCCGCTCCGTGCTGCAGGGCGGAAGCGACGGCGCCACCCGCCCCGGCCTGTTCTCGGGAGACGAACCCGTGAACGTCACGGCGGCGCGGCTTGAACGCCGGGCCAAGAAAGCCGTCTACACCGGCGACGCCCAGATCTGGCAGGGGGCGACGTCGATCAAGGGCGACTCGATCACGCTCGACGAGGCCTCCGGCAACATGCTGGCCGCGGGAAAGGCCCGCACCGTGATGGAGATGGACGATCCCGACGCGGCGGCCGGGGCGCCCAGAAGCGTGACGACGGGCACGGCCGACGAGGTCGCCTACGACGACCAGGAACGCCGCGCCACGCTGCGCGGCACCGCACGCCTCGTGAGCGCGCGCGACGGCGACCTGCGCGGCAACCGCATCGAGATGTACATGCTCGACGGCGGTCGCCAGCTCGAGCGCCTGGAAGCCTACGAAGCGGTGACGCTCCAGACCGCGACGCGGAACGCGACGTGCGCCCGGCTGACGTACTTCACCAGGGAAGGGCGCTACCTCCTGAACGGCACACCCGTGGTGGTGCTCGAACAGTTCCCCAACGAGTGTCGCGAGACGACGGGCCGGCGCCTGACGTTCTTCCGCGCCTCCGACGTCATCACCGTGGACGGCAACCAGTCCACCCGAACGCAGGGTCGCACCGCCGGGACGTGCCCCGCCCTGAAGCCATCCTGATGGCCCTTCTGCAGACCGATCGCCTCACGAAGGCCTATGGCGGCCGCACCGTCGTGGGGGGCGTCAGCCTCGAGCTGCGCTCCGGCGAGGTCGTGGGCCTCCTCGGCCCCAACGGCGCCGGCAAGACGACCACGTTCTACATGTGCGTCGGCCTGGCGCGGCCCGACTCGGGTACCGTGACCCTCGACGGCGCCGACATCACCCACGATCCCATCTACGTCAGGGCCCGCAAGGGTCTGGCCTATCTGCCGCAGGAGGCGTCGATCTTCAGGGGCCTCACCGTCGAACAGAACGTGATGGCCATCCTCGAGACGATCGACCTCGACGCCGCCCACCGGCGCACCCGATGCCGGGAGTTGCTGGCCGAACTCTCCCTGTCCCATCTGGCACGGTCGAAGGCCTACACCCTGTCGGGCGGGGAGCGCCGACGTGTCGAGATCACGCGCGCCCTGGTCAACAACCCGAAGTTCATCCTGCTGGACGAACCCTTCGCCGGCATCGACCCGATCGCGGTCTCGGATATCCAGACCATCATCTTCCACCTGAAAAATCGTGGCATCGGCGTCCTCATTACGGACCATAATGTCCGGGAGACATTGAAGATCACCGATCGGGCGCATATTGTGCATGCGGGTACCATTTTCAAGAGTGGAACCCCTGAGGATCTGGCGGCCGACGAGGAGGTCAAGCGCATCTACCTTGGGACCGATTTCAGGCTCGACTGAGCCCTTTGCATCGTTGGCGTAGCCAGACACCATGGCCATCACCCAGAAGCTCCAGACCCGACTCTCACAGAAGCTCGTCCTGACGCCTTCGTTGCAGCAGGCGATCAAGCTGCTGCCGATGACGACGCTCGAGCTTGCCGAGCTTCTGAATCAGGAAATGGTCGAGAATCCGATGCTGGAGGAGGTGTCCACCGAGGAGTTGCAGACGGTGGAACCCCAGGCCCAGACGTCGGAGCCCGAGGCCCCCGAAGCGCCCAAGCCGGACAGGCCTGACGCCAACTGGGACGAGCAGGACTACGCCTACTTCTTCGGCGAATACCTGGACGATGGCGGCTACCGCTCCCGCATGCCCGTGGAGGTCAAGGAGTTGCCACCCATCGAGAACACGCTCTCGACGTCAGGCACATTGGCCGACCATTTGCTTTGGCAGTTGTCGATGCGCCTGGACATCTCTCCCGACGCACGCGAGATCGGCGAAGCCATCATCGGCAACCTGAACGACGATGGCTACCTCGTGGCGTCGGTTGACGAACTGGCGCAGATGGGCGACTGGACGCCCTCCCGGGTGGAGGAGGTGCTGACCATCCTGCAGCACCTGGATCCTGTCGGCGTGGCCGCGCGCGACCTCCAGGAATGCCTCACCCTTCAGTTGCGCCACCAGGGCTACGGAAACACGCCGTCCGACGTGATCGTCACCGAGCACCTCCGCCTGTTGCAGAACCATCAGGTTCCCGAGATCGCCAAGCGGATGGGCATGCCCATCGAACAGCTCAAGGACCACATCGAGATCATCAGGAACCTCGATCCCAAACCGGGCAGCCGCTTCAATCCCGCGCCGTCGCAGTACGTCATGCCCGACGTCTACATCGTCAAGGTGGAGGACCAGTACGTGGCCGCCCTCAACGACGATGGCCTGCCGCAACTGCGGATCAGCCCGGTGTACAAGCGCCTGCTGGACAACAAGCACGACGAGTCAGCGGCCGAGACACGCGCGTACGTGAAGGAAAAATTCCGCTCGGCGCTCTGGCTGCTCAAGTCGGTGGATCAGCGCCAGAAGACGATCATCAAGGTCGCCAACAGCATCATCCAGTTCCAGCGGGAGTTCCTGGATCACGGCATCGAGCACCTGCGCCCGCTCGTGCTGCGCGACGTGGCCGAGGACATCGGCATGCACGAGAGCACCGTCAGCCGCGTGGTGAACAACAAGTACATGCACACGCCGCAGGGCGTGTTCGAGATGAAGTACTTCTTCCACAGCGGCATCAGCAGTTCGTTCGGCGAGAGCGTCTCGTCTGTCACGATCAAGCAGCGGATCCGCAAGATCATCGAGGCCGAAGACGGCCGCAAGCCGCTCAGCGACTCGAAGATCGTCAGCATCCTCCAGCGCGAAGGGCTGGTGCTCGCGCGCCGGACGATCGCGAAGTACCGCGAAGAGCTCCGGATCCCCACGTCCAATCAGCGCAAGGTGCTGTACTGACCCCGCCGTACGAGGACGGCTCCGGCCATGGTCGTCATCCCCGATTCGGGTGCCCTGGGACTCACGGTTCGTGACCTCCTGACGCGCTGCGCAGGCACGGCGCTCGGCGACCTGACGGTGCGGGCCGGCGCCAACGGCCTCGGGCGTCTCATCACGCACGTATCGCTCCAGAAGACCGGCCTCGCGCTGACGGGGCAGGCCCACTACCTCGAGGACGGCCGCGTCCTCCTGTTCGGCCGCAGCGAGGTGCAGTACCTCGCCGAGCTCGGGCCTGACGAGCGCCGCCTGCGTCTCTGCGACGTGCTGCGTCCGGGACTGCCGTGCATCGTGATCACCGGCGGACTGGCCGTCGATCCGATCCTCGTGGAACTGGCCGACACCATGGACGTGCCGGTCCTGTCGACCGATGTCCTCACGTCCGAAGCGCTCGTGCGCCTCACGGGCCTTCTCGACGAAGCCCTGGCGCCCGTCGCGACGCTCCACGGCGTGCTGGTGGACATCCTTGGGCTGGGCGTCCTCCTGCTGGGCGAGAGCGGCATCGGCACGAGCGAATGCGCGCTCGACCTCGTGGTGCGCGGCCATCGCCTCGTGGCCGACGATGCCGTGGAAATCACGCGACGCGGCACCACGCTGGTCGGGACGTCGCCGGCCCTCACGCGGCACCACATGGAGGTGCGCGGCCTCGGCATCATGAACGTGCAGGACCTGTTCGGCGTCGCCTCGACGCGCCAGAGCGTGCACGTGGAACTGCTGGTCCGCCTGGTGCGCTGGGAGGCCCACACCGACTGCGACAGGCTCGGTCTCGACCAGACCACCGAGCCACTGCTCGGCGTGCAGGTGCCCGTCGTGGCCCTGCCCGTGGCGCCCGGCCGGAACATCGGCATCCTCGTGGAAGTGGCCGCCCGGCGTCATCTGCTGCTCGCGCGCGGCAACTCGGCGGCGCAGCGTCTCGTGGCCACGCTCGAAGCGGAACTGCGGGCGGGGGAGTCATGAGCCGCTTCATCGTGCTGACCGGCCTGTCCGGTTCGGGGAAGACCCAGGCCGTCAGGGCACTCGAAGACCTCGGCTACTTCTGCGTCGACAACCTGCCCGTCGCGCTCATTCCCACGTTCGCGGAACTGACGCTGCGCGCCGGCGGCGAGATCACGCGCGCGGCCGTCGTCGTCGACATCAGGGAACGGTCGCTCCTCAAGGCGTTTCCGGCGACCTACGCGTCCCTGCGCGACATGCCGGGACTGGACCCGCGGCTGATCTTCCTGGACGCGTCCGACGCCGCGCTCGTCAGGCGCTTCAGCGAAACGCGCCGGCCGCACCCGCTCGCCGAGCATCAATCGGTCAGCGAAGGCATCCGCGTCGAGCGCGAGCAACTCCAGCCGATCCGCGCGATGGCCGACCAGATCATCGACACGACGGACATGACCGTGCACGAACTGCGGCACGCGTTCATGGCCGCGTCGCGGGATCTCGGCGCGTCGTCTGGCCCTGTCGTCACGTTCCTCAGTTTCGGGTTCAAGCACGGCGTCCCGCTCGACGCCGACCTCGTGTTCGACGCGCGCTTCCTGCCGAACCCGCACTTCGTCCCGGAACTGCGACCCCACACCGGCCGCGACGCGGAGGTCAGGCTGTTCCTGGAGCAGTACGAAGATTACGCCACGTTCCTCGACAGAGTCGCGGACCTGCTGGCGTTCCTGCTGCCGCGGTACGCCGCAGAGGGCAAGAGCTACGTCACGGTGGCCATCGGCTGCACCGGGGGCACGCACCGGTCGGTGGCCATCGCCGAGCAACTGAAGCGACGCATGGCCGACGTCGACGGCATCCGCCTGCGCGTCCGCCACCGCGACATCGCGCATGAGTAGGGGCGGCCCTACGACCTGGGGATGGAGCGAACGGGCGTCGGCCCGTTCGTCGCGCCAGGGTTGAAAGCCCTGGCCTCCATGATTCGATGGAGTGGTGGCCTCCATTCGACGGGGTCGCCGGACGCGCAGGGCGTGGAAGAATGGGAGACATGGCAGACGCGGGACAGGGACTTGGCGTGGTCGTGGTGACGCACGGCCAGTTGGCGCACGAACTCGTGAACGCGGCGGAGATGATCGCCGGTGAGCAGGTGCGCTTCCAGGCCGTGGCGCTCGGCTGGCACGACGACCCGAACGCGGCGCGGGATCAGATCGCGGCCGCCGTCGCGCGCGTGGCCGGCGGCGCGGGCGTGCTGATCCTCACCGACATGTTCGGCGGCACGCCCAGCAACCTCGGAATCACGTTCCTCGAAGACGATGAAGTGGAGGTCGTGACGGGCGTGAACCTGCCGATGCTGGTGAAGCTGGCAAGCCTCGACAGCAGCAACAGCGGCCTGCTGGCCATCGCGCGGCAGGTGCGCGAGCACGCGCGCGAAGCCATTCGCGTGGCGTCGGATCTGATGCGCCCCGACGCCGGTTCGTAAGTCGATGGTGACGCGAGAAGTGACCATCGTCAACCCGCTCGGCCTGCACGCCCGCGCGGCGGCCCGCTTCGTCCGGCTGGCGTCTCGGTTCGGCTCGACGGTACGCGTGGCCAGGGGACAGCGCGAACTCGACGGCAAGAGCATCCTCGGTCTGCTGCTGCTCGGCGCCGCGCGCGGATCGACGATCGTCATCCGCACGGAAGGCGACGACGCCGAGGCGGCGGCCGAGGCACTGGCCACGCTCGTCGCCGACGGATTCGGGGAGGTCTGACGTGCTGATGCTGACAGGTGTCGCCGTGGCTCCCGGAGAAGCGCTCGGGCCGGCCGTCGTGGTGCGACTGCGCACGCACGACGTCAGGTACCGCATCGCAGCCGACGCTGTCGCCGCGGAACAGGCGCGCCTGGTCGAGGCGTGCGAACGCACCCGCGGGCAACTCGAGGAGATCCGCGACAGGACCCGTCACGTGGTCGGCGCCGACCTCGCCGGCATGTTCGACGTGCAGCTGCTGATGCTCGGCGATCCTCTGCTGCGCGAGCGCGCCGACGCCCTGATTCGTACGCGGCAGGTCAACGCCGAATGGGCGGTGGTCGAGGCAGGGGAGGAGTTGATGCAGCGCCTCCGCGCCATCGAGGATCCGTACCTGCAGGAGCGCCACGGCGATCTCAGCGACGTCCTCGGACGCGTTCGCGCCAACCTGCAGCGCGACGACAGCGACGCGGGCTGGCTCAACGCGCAGCTCGCGCGCTTCGCGGAGCCGTGCGTCTTCGTCGCCGACGACCTGCCCGTCTCCGTGGCGGCGCAACTGGACTGGAGCCGGCTCGCCGCACTGGCGACAGACGCCGGCACGCGCACGGCGCACACGGCGATACTCGCGCGTTCCATGGGCATCCCCGCCGTCGTCGGACTTCAGGAAGCCACGCGGGTCGTGCCGCCCGGCGTCATGCTGCTCGTTGACGGAACCCGCGGCGCGATCGCCGTCGATCCGCCGCAAACGGTGATCGAAGCCACGCGTCGACTGCTCACGCCGACGGCAGTCCCGAAGCCGCTGCTCTCCGGACCTGCGACGACGGCAGACGAGGAACCGGTTCATCTCTATGCGAACGTCGAGCGTCCCGAGGATGTGGCGTTCGCATGGCGGGAAGGCGCCGCTGGACTCGGACTCGTGCGATCCGAGTTGCTGCTCGGTGGGCAGCCGATCGGAAGCGTCAGCGAACAGTTACAGATAGACGCCTACCGCGCCGTGCTCGACGAGGCGGGCGACAGGGAAGTCACCATCAGGACCTTCGACATCACGCCGGAGGAGATCGGCCTGCCGGAGCTCTTCGATGTCGAGCCTCGCGAGCGGCTCGGCATGCGCGGATTGCGGCTGGGACTGGTCCGCCCGGAACTGCTGGAGCGTCAGTTCCGCGCACTCGTGAAGGCAGGGCAGGGCAGGAATCTGCGCATCCTGTTCCCCTTCGTGACCACGGTCGAAGAAGTCGTGCGCGCGACGCGTATCCTGGCCGAGCAGGCGGAGCGCCTCGACCTGCCCGCGCCACCGGCTGGCGTCATGGTGGAAGTGCCCGCCGCGGCGCTCGACGCGAGGCGCCTGGCGCAACACGCGTGCTTCCTGAGCATCGGGACGAACGATCTCACGCAGTACACGCTGGCCGCCGATCGCGGCGACGTCAGGCTGCAGCACCTGTACGACTCGAAGCATCCGGCGGTCCTGCGGTTGATTCGAATGGTGGTGCGCGGGGCGCGCCGTCATGGCCGGCGCGTGGCCGTGTGCGGTGAGATGGCCGCGGACGCGGCGCTGCTGCGCGTATTGATTGGCCTGGGGTTGCGCGAGTTCAGCATGGCCGCCACGTCGTTGCGGCAGGCGCGTGACGCGGTACGCGGCCTCAGCCTCGCCGACGCACAGGACGCCGCGCTTGCGGCGTTGTCGGGCGCGGAGACGTCAGCCCCGTCGCCAGCGGCCTGACACACGAATGCCGCGACCCATCCTGGCGCCGCGGCATCCCATCATTCGGCATTCGGCATTCCTAGAACGGAATGTCGTCGTCGCCCTCGCCGCCCGCGGGGTCGAAGCCACCGCCGCCGCCGCTGCTGCTGCCGCTCGACGAGCTCGAGCCACCACCGTAGTCGTAGTCGTCCTCGCCGCGGCTGCCGCCACCGCCACGTCCACCGCCGCCGCTTCCCAGCAACTGGATACGATCGGCCACGATTTCGGTGGTGTATCGCTTCTGACCGTCCTTGTCGTCCCAGGAGCGCGTCTCGATGCGACCTTCGACGTAGATTTGTTTGCCCTTCTTCAGGTAGTCCTGCAGCGACTCGGCCTGCTTGCCCAGCAGGACGATGCGATGCCATTCGGTCTTCTCGACCCAGTCACCGGTCTTGCTGTCCTTGCGCCTGTCGGTGGTCGCGATGCTGAACCGCGCGATCGCGAACCCGTTGCCGGTGAACTTCAGTTCGGCGTCCCGTCCGAGGTTTCCCACGAGAATGGCCTTGTTGACGCTTCCCATACGCTTCCTGCTCTCTCCACCCGGGCATCCCGGGTCCGTCACGCCCCGACGCCCCCGCCAGGGTACAGTCTGTTCGCGGCCCTGTGAGGCGGGCCGGGCAACCCCGGTCCCCTGCCCCCTGTCTTACCGCGGCCGGCGGTTCAAGCCATCGAGTACCTGCTTGGCGAGGACGGCCACCTCGCTCTGCGGGTAATTCCTGATCACCTGCTGGAAGCTCTCGCGCGCGCGGTCGTTCTCGCCGAGCAGGCTCAGCGCCACGCCGCGCTTGTACAGCGCCTGCGGCACGCGATCGCCAGACGGATAGTCGGCGATGACCTTCTCGTACGCCGCCACCGCTTCCTTGAACTTGCCATCGAGCTGGTACGACTCGCCGATGTAGAACTGCGCGTCATCCGCCCTGTCGTGCGTGGGGAAGGTGCGGATGAACTGCTCGAAGCCGGAGATCGCCAGCGGCCACTGACCGGCCGCGTAGTCGGCCTGCGCCGTGTCGAGCATGCGCTGCGGCGACAATCCGCCTGCCGGTCCCGTCGGCCCTCCCGGGGTTGCCACGCCGGGTGTCCCCGTCAGCGGCGCGCCCGTGCCCGCCGGCTGCGGCGCCGGGATCATCGTCCCGTCAGGACCGGGAATCATCGTGACGGCGGGCTGCAGTTGCGACGGCAGCGTGTTGACCGCCTCGCGCAGCGACGTGAGTTCCTGTCCGATCGTGTTGACGCGCGTGTTGTTCTCGTCGAGCCGCTCACGCACGACGCGCAGATCGCTCCCGAGGTTGTCGATGAGCAGCTTCTGATCCGCGAACTGCTTGCGCGTGGTGTTGGCCTGGTCGTCGAGCTTCGCGTTGAGGCTCTTCAACGTGTCGGCCAGGGACACGAGCACGAGCTGCAGTTGCTGCGACTGCTCCTGCAGCATGCGGATGTCGGCCATCAACTGCTGGTGCTCGCGGTTGGCGGCGCGGGCCGGCTGCGCGAGGCCCACGAGCAGGGCGCCCGTCAGGGCGCCGATCACGATGCGCGTCATGGGTGTACGTCCTTACTTGCTGGTGACCACGAAGTGCGCGCGACGGTTCTTCGCCCACGCCTCTTCGTTCGAACCTGGATCGAACGGGAACTCCTTGCCGTATGACACCGTCTTGAGGCGGTTGGCCGGGATCCCGAGAGAAATCAGATACGCACGGGCCGTCTGCGCACGGCGTTCGCCGAGAGCCAGATTGTACTCGGCCGTGCCGCGCTCGTCGCAATGCCCTTCGATCGTGACGACCCAGCTCGGATACTGCTTGAGGATGTCGGCATTCTTCTGGAGCGTGGCCTGTGTCTCGCCAGCCATGTCGGCGCTGTCGAGCAGGAAGAACACCGGCTGCAGCGGGCTCTCGCGGTTCAATTCGTCGAGCGACCGCGCGTTGTAGTCCACCGATGTGCCCGAGATCCCAGGCTCGAACGGCACCGACGCAACGGGCGGTTCGGGCTCGGCAATGGGCTCCGGCGGCGGAGGCGGGACGTTGCCCGTCTGCACGCCTGTCGACGGCGGCGGGGGAGTCGGCCGGGCGACGGGAGGCTTCTTGCGGCTGCACGCGGACGCGGTGGCAACGACCACCAGGATCAGGGCAACGAGTCGGACGAGGCGAGCGGACATGCGAGACGTCTCCTTCGAGCGCGGAACCTGGTTCAGCGCGACCAGCTGGGCTGCACGTTGTTGCCCGACCGGGTAACCGGACGCAGGTCCCTGCCGTCGCGGGCGATGGTGAAAATCTGGGACCGCCCCGCGCGCGTGGATGCAAACGCGAGGTGACGGCCGTTCGGAGCCCAGGAGGGACTCTCGTTGCTGCCCGTACCATCGGTGATGGTGCGGATCTGCCCCTGTTCGAGGTTGAAGATCTTGATGTCGAAACCCGGCCCCGTCTGGCCGGCGTACGCGATCTCGTTGTAGGGCGCCGGCGACCACGTCGCACGGTCGGCCCACGTCTCGCTCGTGATGCGTCGCGGCTGCCCCATCCCGTCTGCGTCGACGATGTAGATCTGCGGCCGGCCCGACCTGTCTGACGTGAAGGCGATCTGGTTGCCCGCCGGCGACCACGTCGGCGTCGAATCGTTCCCCTGATGGCGCGTCACGCGCCGCAGGTTCGACCCGTCGCGATTGACCGTGTAGATCTCCATGTTGCCGTCGCGATTGGTCATGAACGCGATGCGATTCCCGTCGGGCGAGAACGCCGGCAGGAAGTTGTGGATGGTCTCGGTGCCGCCCGCCGGCTGGTCCATCTTGCCCTGATAGATGTACGACACGTAGACGTCGGGGTACCCGCGGCGATAGGACGTGTAGGCAATCGCACGGCCGTCGAGCGACCAACTCGGATTGATCGCGAGCGAGCGGTTGACCGTCACGCGGCGCTGGTTCTCGCCGTCGTAGTCGGAGATGTAGATCTCCTTGATGTTGCGCTGGTCGATGGGACCGCGCGTCTTCTCGCCGTCGCGATCGCTGGCGAAAGCCAGCTTCGTACGCGCCACGCCCGCCAGCTTGCGCGTGTCCATGTGCAGTTCATCCGCGATCGTGTGGGCGAACGATCGTGGATTGCTGGCAGACGCGGTGTACTCCTTGGCCCACGCGCTTCGCTGCATGGCCACGTCGAACATGCGCACCTGCA
Coding sequences within:
- the lptC gene encoding LPS export ABC transporter periplasmic protein LptC — its product is MRMRRLLRALLAAFALGFAAWLGLQLRGRPILTGEVSDPRTDPDAVVESSGGLITRTRGEARDMDLRHEGLRTYPDGRTVFQSVTVTVPPRDDRRGFTISGDEAEVTKDNAQVRLTGNLKLVTSDNLTMTGPEATYDSTDGIIRIPGDVRFTRERMTGSSVGATYDNTRDVLWMLERARIDIAADRQGQGETHMTAGSAGFARADRYIRLQDAATVKREGQELTGTTITVFMQPEVDIVELVELRDKSAVSLPAPQQLQQLSATDINLAYQSDGRTLRQVTLAERANVRFRAEGGGQGRRLDGALIDMQLDADGSTMTGLTAQDHVALSVPQAGATPARVITGQSLTGTGQPGRGLTGATFSKDVVFRETRPASRGQAALDRTITAETLELNTKGSLDAIDRATFTGSVQVKDAQRTASAPRLVYRTESGDITLSAEGTTLTARVDDARGSVQARIIDIVGGGDDVAAEIDVRSVLQGGSDGATRPGLFSGDEPVNVTAARLERRAKKAVYTGDAQIWQGATSIKGDSITLDEASGNMLAAGKARTVMEMDDPDAAAGAPRSVTTGTADEVAYDDQERRATLRGTARLVSARDGDLRGNRIEMYMLDGGRQLERLEAYEAVTLQTATRNATCARLTYFTREGRYLLNGTPVVVLEQFPNECRETTGRRLTFFRASDVITVDGNQSTRTQGRTAGTCPALKPS
- a CDS encoding PTS sugar transporter subunit IIA; amino-acid sequence: MADAGQGLGVVVVTHGQLAHELVNAAEMIAGEQVRFQAVALGWHDDPNAARDQIAAAVARVAGGAGVLILTDMFGGTPSNLGITFLEDDEVEVVTGVNLPMLVKLASLDSSNSGLLAIARQVREHAREAIRVASDLMRPDAGS
- a CDS encoding single-stranded DNA-binding protein yields the protein MGSVNKAILVGNLGRDAELKFTGNGFAIARFSIATTDRRKDSKTGDWVEKTEWHRIVLLGKQAESLQDYLKKGKQIYVEGRIETRSWDDKDGQKRYTTEIVADRIQLLGSGGGGRGGGGSRGEDDYDYGGGSSSSSGSSSGGGGGFDPAGGEGDDDIPF
- a CDS encoding HPr family phosphocarrier protein translates to MVTREVTIVNPLGLHARAAARFVRLASRFGSTVRVARGQRELDGKSILGLLLLGAARGSTIVIRTEGDDAEAAAEALATLVADGFGEV
- the rapZ gene encoding RNase adapter RapZ, with protein sequence MSRFIVLTGLSGSGKTQAVRALEDLGYFCVDNLPVALIPTFAELTLRAGGEITRAAVVVDIRERSLLKAFPATYASLRDMPGLDPRLIFLDASDAALVRRFSETRRPHPLAEHQSVSEGIRVEREQLQPIRAMADQIIDTTDMTVHELRHAFMAASRDLGASSGPVVTFLSFGFKHGVPLDADLVFDARFLPNPHFVPELRPHTGRDAEVRLFLEQYEDYATFLDRVADLLAFLLPRYAAEGKSYVTVAIGCTGGTHRSVAIAEQLKRRMADVDGIRLRVRHRDIAHE
- the ptsP gene encoding phosphoenolpyruvate--protein phosphotransferase — its product is MLMLTGVAVAPGEALGPAVVVRLRTHDVRYRIAADAVAAEQARLVEACERTRGQLEEIRDRTRHVVGADLAGMFDVQLLMLGDPLLRERADALIRTRQVNAEWAVVEAGEELMQRLRAIEDPYLQERHGDLSDVLGRVRANLQRDDSDAGWLNAQLARFAEPCVFVADDLPVSVAAQLDWSRLAALATDAGTRTAHTAILARSMGIPAVVGLQEATRVVPPGVMLLVDGTRGAIAVDPPQTVIEATRRLLTPTAVPKPLLSGPATTADEEPVHLYANVERPEDVAFAWREGAAGLGLVRSELLLGGQPIGSVSEQLQIDAYRAVLDEAGDREVTIRTFDITPEEIGLPELFDVEPRERLGMRGLRLGLVRPELLERQFRALVKAGQGRNLRILFPFVTTVEEVVRATRILAEQAERLDLPAPPAGVMVEVPAAALDARRLAQHACFLSIGTNDLTQYTLAADRGDVRLQHLYDSKHPAVLRLIRMVVRGARRHGRRVAVCGEMAADAALLRVLIGLGLREFSMAATSLRQARDAVRGLSLADAQDAALAALSGAETSAPSPAA
- the rpoN gene encoding RNA polymerase factor sigma-54, encoding MAITQKLQTRLSQKLVLTPSLQQAIKLLPMTTLELAELLNQEMVENPMLEEVSTEELQTVEPQAQTSEPEAPEAPKPDRPDANWDEQDYAYFFGEYLDDGGYRSRMPVEVKELPPIENTLSTSGTLADHLLWQLSMRLDISPDAREIGEAIIGNLNDDGYLVASVDELAQMGDWTPSRVEEVLTILQHLDPVGVAARDLQECLTLQLRHQGYGNTPSDVIVTEHLRLLQNHQVPEIAKRMGMPIEQLKDHIEIIRNLDPKPGSRFNPAPSQYVMPDVYIVKVEDQYVAALNDDGLPQLRISPVYKRLLDNKHDESAAETRAYVKEKFRSALWLLKSVDQRQKTIIKVANSIIQFQREFLDHGIEHLRPLVLRDVAEDIGMHESTVSRVVNNKYMHTPQGVFEMKYFFHSGISSSFGESVSSVTIKQRIRKIIEAEDGRKPLSDSKIVSILQREGLVLARRTIAKYREELRIPTSNQRKVLY
- the lptB gene encoding LPS export ABC transporter ATP-binding protein, which translates into the protein MALLQTDRLTKAYGGRTVVGGVSLELRSGEVVGLLGPNGAGKTTTFYMCVGLARPDSGTVTLDGADITHDPIYVRARKGLAYLPQEASIFRGLTVEQNVMAILETIDLDAAHRRTRCRELLAELSLSHLARSKAYTLSGGERRRVEITRALVNNPKFILLDEPFAGIDPIAVSDIQTIIFHLKNRGIGVLITDHNVRETLKITDRAHIVHAGTIFKSGTPEDLAADEEVKRIYLGTDFRLD
- the hprK gene encoding HPr(Ser) kinase/phosphatase; translated protein: MVVIPDSGALGLTVRDLLTRCAGTALGDLTVRAGANGLGRLITHVSLQKTGLALTGQAHYLEDGRVLLFGRSEVQYLAELGPDERRLRLCDVLRPGLPCIVITGGLAVDPILVELADTMDVPVLSTDVLTSEALVRLTGLLDEALAPVATLHGVLVDILGLGVLLLGESGIGTSECALDLVVRGHRLVADDAVEITRRGTTLVGTSPALTRHHMEVRGLGIMNVQDLFGVASTRQSVHVELLVRLVRWEAHTDCDRLGLDQTTEPLLGVQVPVVALPVAPGRNIGILVEVAARRHLLLARGNSAAQRLVATLEAELRAGES